A single window of Metallosphaera hakonensis JCM 8857 = DSM 7519 DNA harbors:
- a CDS encoding transglutaminase family protein → MDYKVTYTSIYEYETDVILNDDTLKIVPYDGDNQILLDHEVGSVPEGYKTFYRDIFGNIVYKVKVEESHRRLEVYSRSKVRVDQKVVRNHEFPYDFGFNPFLLPTKLVDPEPFREVSRELVKELRTMGEVIERVVKFVKGKIKYKNGVTNIYTTALEAYNLGYGVCQDYTHVTLAIFRSLGIPARYAMGVVNDKPRATHAWVEVLTPDGTYLDVDPTRGKLYNLGYIKFAIGRDFTDVSPVTGSFISAGKGWLKEVKIKVERNVT, encoded by the coding sequence ATGGATTACAAGGTGACGTATACCAGCATTTATGAATATGAGACTGATGTGATCCTTAACGATGATACCCTGAAGATTGTTCCGTATGACGGAGACAATCAAATTCTCCTTGACCATGAGGTTGGGAGTGTACCGGAGGGTTACAAGACCTTTTACAGAGATATCTTCGGGAACATTGTCTATAAGGTCAAGGTAGAGGAGTCCCATAGAAGACTTGAGGTTTACTCCAGAAGCAAGGTTAGGGTTGACCAGAAGGTTGTTAGGAACCACGAATTTCCCTACGATTTCGGATTCAACCCGTTCCTCCTACCCACTAAACTCGTGGATCCTGAACCGTTCAGAGAGGTTAGTAGGGAATTGGTGAAGGAATTGAGAACCATGGGGGAAGTGATCGAGAGGGTGGTGAAGTTTGTCAAGGGAAAGATAAAGTACAAGAATGGAGTTACTAACATATACACCACTGCATTGGAGGCGTACAACTTGGGCTACGGTGTTTGCCAAGATTATACTCATGTTACCCTAGCCATCTTTAGGTCGCTCGGGATTCCGGCAAGATACGCTATGGGAGTTGTTAATGACAAGCCTCGGGCTACCCACGCCTGGGTTGAAGTGCTAACCCCTGATGGAACCTATCTAGACGTGGATCCCACCAGAGGTAAACTGTATAACCTGGGTTACATAAAATTCGCTATCGGAAGAGACTTCACAGATGTTAGTCCAGTTACAGGATCCTTCATTAGTGCAGGAAAGGGATGGCTAAAGGAAGTTAAGATTAAGGTGGAAAGGAATGTTACCTAA
- a CDS encoding S24/S26 family peptidase — protein MDNPLLLAVWEYVKPVLNVLFKLLLIIILVFSIAVVSANLDGRPLFVAFTNGYSMYPFLKPGELVLIVPEPLAGKIDVGNIVVFHDPDYGKIPGYPPYIIHQVVNITKGGLITKGINDNYVDQLYMPPVTNGQIYGKLLVVDGNPVVVPGIGSLVYYLENDSLEGVMVLTVIGVAFLVLDSSLDRRKRRREINISTRGVMIGIGIIIVSFTVISSLAMSFSATFSYFAASGPVEVAGGAINTPSINLGVLTPGKTGTYVINVSNKIMLPEYVEISSVRSSSTAYYNVTPTSAILMPSQTLHLKFTAINNGSKGLNLVVVKAFVIPTLFPLTALEAQFSNFPLALLLISALLSTLPFILFIYLLRLKKDDW, from the coding sequence ATGGATAATCCTCTGCTGCTAGCTGTTTGGGAGTATGTGAAACCAGTTCTCAATGTCCTATTCAAGTTACTCTTAATAATAATCCTGGTTTTCTCTATTGCAGTCGTATCAGCTAACTTAGACGGTAGGCCTCTGTTCGTGGCCTTCACCAACGGCTACAGCATGTATCCTTTCCTCAAGCCCGGCGAACTTGTATTGATCGTACCGGAACCTTTGGCAGGAAAGATTGACGTTGGAAACATAGTGGTGTTTCATGACCCAGACTACGGTAAAATACCTGGATATCCTCCCTACATAATTCATCAGGTTGTGAATATAACGAAAGGTGGCCTCATAACTAAGGGAATAAACGACAATTACGTGGATCAGTTATACATGCCTCCAGTTACCAATGGCCAGATTTACGGAAAGTTGCTAGTGGTAGATGGAAACCCAGTGGTGGTTCCTGGAATAGGCTCCCTGGTTTACTACCTTGAAAACGATTCCCTAGAGGGGGTAATGGTACTCACTGTGATCGGGGTTGCCTTTCTTGTGCTGGACTCTTCACTTGATAGGAGAAAGAGAAGAAGAGAAATTAACATTTCAACCAGGGGAGTGATGATAGGTATAGGTATCATTATAGTGTCGTTTACCGTGATATCCTCTCTAGCAATGTCTTTCTCAGCTACTTTCTCGTATTTCGCCGCATCAGGACCAGTGGAAGTGGCGGGAGGAGCTATAAATACCCCCTCCATAAATCTAGGCGTCTTAACTCCAGGAAAGACGGGGACTTATGTGATTAATGTCAGTAACAAGATCATGCTTCCCGAATACGTGGAAATCTCCTCCGTAAGGAGCTCCTCTACAGCATATTACAACGTTACTCCCACCAGCGCGATCTTAATGCCCTCCCAAACCTTACACCTTAAGTTCACAGCGATAAATAACGGATCCAAGGGCCTGAACCTGGTCGTGGTTAAGGCCTTCGTTATCCCCACCCTGTTCCCACTCACTGCCTTAGAAGCTCAGTTTTCAAACTTTCCTTTGGCATTGCTACTGATTAGCGCCCTTCTTAGTACATTGCCATTTATATTGTTCATTTACCTATTGAGGTTGAAAAAAGATGATTGGTAA
- a CDS encoding alpha-E domain-containing protein, which translates to MLPKSMGYKLYWAGRYLERMENVCRCALLSLRNGLSIEELSREYGLEGTEGMINYLKQSFQYLRENVRGFGDQTVLIQLNSLEFLLDSEKEDLIVYFETVLKGVNDFGSTIEKFFVLVKPEMKIQSQEENQPER; encoded by the coding sequence ATGTTACCTAAAAGTATGGGGTATAAGCTGTATTGGGCAGGGAGATATCTCGAGAGAATGGAAAACGTCTGCAGGTGCGCTCTCCTCTCCCTAAGGAACGGGCTGAGCATTGAGGAGCTCTCAAGGGAATACGGGCTAGAGGGAACTGAAGGGATGATAAATTACCTTAAGCAGTCATTTCAATACCTTAGGGAAAACGTTAGGGGTTTCGGGGACCAGACTGTCTTAATTCAACTGAACAGCTTAGAGTTCCTACTGGACTCTGAGAAAGAGGATTTGATAGTTTACTTCGAGACAGTGTTAAAGGGAGTAAACGATTTCGGGTCAACAATTGAGAAATTCTTCGTTCTGGTCAAACCTGAAATGAAAATTCAGTCTCAGGAGGAAAATCAACCCGAAAGGTGA
- a CDS encoding APC family permease gives MSKFLRHSSGLVKQATLKDLVMLNVANMGAGLAVFQGISPYIVPGASLWVASLLTFLISLPLVLLYTALMTRMPRTGGDYVWLSRKLNGTLGSIMGIAIAFNMPPFFALSAFFSVSAINAVLSEIGTLDHVPSLLNLSNNVFVNPYGSLTLEQELLIYGLSAIAFLIIIGINIVKPRWGYSLTTWLGVFASASLILGVITILINAGDFHRLVGNFLVGEGVKPVTYSGPTFSWGSTVYMIPYFASFAYIWLYAGPAVASEAKGNVKLNLILGSILTAIMITVPFLVMDVVGGYAFNASYYPSFTYNFWTAAMAVSPPIVQWILGLGLISWNFFVMAFGVVVFSRYVFAFSFDRVFPSFFAKLNRASSPYMAHILDLILTLAFLAIPLISVNGAESLYAYTPLAAIYLFLVGLTGIKVGKSERKPLLIALGGISSLFMAFLAYESVTNPFFGVVSSTGINVIGTGYLVALVGGGALIYAIASQLRRREGIELKEVFQEIPPE, from the coding sequence ATGTCGAAATTCCTCAGGCACTCCTCAGGTTTAGTGAAGCAGGCCACCCTTAAGGACCTGGTAATGCTTAACGTCGCGAACATGGGTGCAGGGCTCGCAGTTTTTCAGGGAATATCCCCCTACATAGTCCCTGGAGCCAGCCTGTGGGTGGCCTCTCTCCTAACTTTCCTCATATCCCTCCCCTTGGTTCTTCTGTATACCGCGTTAATGACCAGGATGCCGAGGACAGGAGGTGACTACGTATGGTTATCTAGAAAACTTAACGGAACGTTAGGAAGCATAATGGGTATAGCTATTGCCTTCAACATGCCACCCTTCTTTGCGCTCTCTGCCTTCTTCTCGGTGTCTGCAATAAACGCTGTTCTCTCGGAGATCGGAACCCTCGATCACGTTCCTTCCTTGCTCAACTTGAGCAATAACGTCTTCGTTAATCCCTATGGAAGTCTCACCCTGGAACAGGAACTCCTCATATACGGTCTTTCCGCAATAGCGTTCCTCATCATCATAGGGATAAATATAGTGAAACCTAGATGGGGTTACTCCCTCACCACATGGCTTGGCGTCTTCGCATCGGCCTCCCTAATCCTGGGAGTGATCACGATACTAATTAACGCTGGGGATTTTCATCGCCTTGTAGGTAATTTCCTTGTTGGGGAGGGAGTTAAGCCGGTTACCTACAGCGGTCCCACGTTCAGTTGGGGATCCACAGTCTACATGATACCTTACTTCGCGTCCTTCGCGTACATCTGGCTCTACGCTGGTCCAGCGGTGGCCTCTGAGGCAAAGGGCAACGTTAAGCTGAACCTGATCCTAGGGAGTATACTGACCGCGATCATGATCACAGTGCCTTTCCTGGTCATGGACGTCGTTGGCGGATATGCTTTCAACGCGTCCTATTACCCGTCGTTCACCTATAACTTCTGGACTGCGGCCATGGCAGTCTCCCCTCCAATCGTTCAATGGATCCTAGGGCTAGGACTCATATCTTGGAACTTCTTCGTTATGGCCTTCGGCGTCGTGGTCTTCTCTAGATACGTTTTCGCGTTCTCCTTTGATAGGGTATTTCCGAGTTTCTTCGCCAAACTCAATAGGGCATCCTCACCCTACATGGCTCACATCCTGGATCTAATCCTCACCCTAGCCTTTTTGGCAATACCCCTGATCTCGGTGAACGGAGCCGAATCCCTCTACGCTTACACTCCGCTGGCTGCGATCTACCTCTTCCTGGTGGGATTAACTGGGATTAAAGTGGGAAAAAGCGAGAGAAAACCCCTCCTGATCGCGTTAGGTGGGATCTCCTCTTTGTTCATGGCTTTCCTAGCTTATGAATCGGTAACTAATCCGTTCTTTGGAGTAGTATCCAGCACAGGGATAAACGTGATAGGAACAGGCTATCTCGTGGCGCTAGTTGGAGGAGGGGCGTTGATATATGCCATTGCGAGCCAATTGAGAAGGAGGGAGGGTATAGAACTCAAGGAGGTCTTCCAAGAGATACCTCCTGAATAA
- a CDS encoding arylmalonate decarboxylase translates to MPGGRGRIGLLVPANNAAVEYDFWKMSPEGVTIHSTRMRPTKGCEPTDINEFVRELTEAHELLREVSDVIVYGRTYGTHGNAELIRKFGFIIPEDAVERTLNRLGLRKIWIATPYVKERTLEEVNWWKSRGFQVTGYAGLNKVRGIDISNTNTFTIYRLVKKNIGDILKADAVYIACTALSTYEVNLYLHEDLGLPVISENSGAFLEAMERLHIRYKIPGID, encoded by the coding sequence ATGCCTGGAGGAAGAGGTAGAATAGGGCTCTTAGTCCCAGCCAACAACGCAGCTGTAGAATATGATTTCTGGAAAATGAGTCCTGAGGGTGTCACTATCCATTCCACCAGAATGAGACCGACTAAGGGTTGCGAACCCACTGATATCAATGAGTTTGTGAGGGAGCTTACCGAAGCCCATGAACTTCTCAGGGAAGTATCAGATGTGATAGTGTACGGAAGGACATATGGCACCCATGGAAACGCTGAACTAATTAGAAAGTTTGGCTTCATTATACCTGAAGACGCCGTAGAGAGGACTCTAAATAGGTTAGGTTTAAGAAAAATTTGGATAGCTACGCCCTACGTTAAGGAGAGGACATTGGAGGAGGTTAATTGGTGGAAGTCAAGGGGTTTTCAGGTCACAGGCTACGCAGGACTTAACAAGGTGAGGGGAATAGATATATCAAACACAAATACTTTCACTATCTATAGATTAGTTAAGAAGAACATTGGGGATATACTCAAGGCAGACGCTGTCTATATAGCGTGTACAGCCCTCTCAACCTATGAGGTAAACCTGTATCTGCACGAAGATTTGGGTCTACCGGTAATATCTGAGAACTCGGGAGCGTTCCTTGAGGCCATGGAAAGACTGCATATAAGATATAAAATACCTGGAATAGACTAA
- a CDS encoding circularly permuted type 2 ATP-grasp protein — protein MKIRKIMRDSAYNEFLRDPIYYKLVENIEKLGDRIFDVNRLVNLRAYMEGFTFYTSGRYRSVPVDILPRLLSSDLFSSLSKYLTARSYVLNRFIREVYEERSIPIPDWIVKTNFHFRPEMMGFSPPKGIYTHVYGADIVRVNGMLHILEDNLRIPSGIGYSYAVFEQVYNSAPELRDGYDVIEPTGLEYLYEILRYVSGSKDPVIAILSDGNYNSAYFEHKFISDRLGIILVEPSDIKVEGSEVVVKTLDQGEVHVDVIYRRIDDLDFITPGLMRAYLRGSVVIANAPGTGIADDKASFVWVPYLAQRYGIKLEGVVQPLTLCLYERENLEKVINSPRGYVIKKREGYGGIGLIIVKDDDVSVMKEMLKEYEHFIAQEILEFDTVTSVVQDYLYETYADFRFFVYYDKVATAVLSRVATLGSRVTNNSSGGMVKPVWITR, from the coding sequence GTGAAAATAAGAAAGATCATGAGGGATTCCGCCTATAATGAGTTCCTCCGTGACCCGATCTACTATAAGCTTGTAGAAAATATAGAAAAACTAGGGGATAGGATATTTGACGTTAACAGGCTTGTAAACCTCAGGGCCTATATGGAGGGATTTACGTTCTACACCTCGGGAAGATACAGGAGCGTTCCAGTAGATATCCTACCTCGACTCTTAAGTTCTGATCTCTTCTCAAGTTTATCCAAGTATTTGACCGCGAGAAGTTACGTTTTAAATCGCTTCATAAGGGAGGTATATGAGGAGAGATCTATCCCAATTCCAGACTGGATAGTCAAAACCAATTTTCATTTCAGGCCTGAAATGATGGGGTTTTCTCCACCCAAGGGGATATACACTCATGTTTATGGAGCCGACATTGTAAGGGTTAATGGGATGCTTCATATCCTTGAGGACAATCTGAGAATTCCTTCAGGGATTGGGTACTCATATGCCGTATTCGAGCAAGTTTACAACTCTGCACCAGAGCTCAGGGACGGATACGACGTGATCGAACCTACTGGTCTCGAATACCTGTATGAGATCCTGAGATACGTCAGCGGGAGCAAAGATCCGGTCATAGCCATTTTAAGCGACGGAAACTATAACTCTGCATATTTTGAGCACAAGTTCATCTCAGATAGGCTCGGGATAATCCTCGTTGAACCCAGCGATATAAAGGTTGAGGGTAGCGAAGTTGTGGTGAAGACATTGGATCAGGGTGAAGTTCACGTAGACGTCATCTACAGGAGAATAGACGACCTCGACTTCATAACCCCTGGCCTAATGAGGGCCTACCTTAGGGGATCCGTGGTGATCGCGAATGCCCCCGGGACAGGAATTGCAGACGATAAGGCTAGTTTTGTTTGGGTTCCCTACTTGGCCCAAAGATACGGGATCAAGCTAGAGGGCGTAGTTCAGCCACTTACCCTATGCCTTTATGAGAGGGAAAACCTAGAGAAGGTCATAAATAGCCCAAGGGGATACGTTATAAAGAAGAGGGAAGGGTATGGAGGTATCGGATTAATCATTGTTAAGGATGATGATGTTAGTGTAATGAAGGAGATGCTCAAGGAGTACGAGCACTTCATCGCCCAGGAGATTCTCGAATTCGACACAGTCACGTCGGTGGTTCAAGACTACCTATATGAGACCTATGCGGATTTCAGGTTTTTCGTTTATTACGATAAGGTGGCCACAGCAGTCTTAAGTCGTGTTGCTACCCTTGGAAGTAGAGTAACAAATAACTCGTCGGGAGGGATGGTGAAACCGGTATGGATTACAAGGTGA
- a CDS encoding N-acetylmuramoyl-L-alanine amidase, translating to MGQVWQNMHAESIRKVLLYVGEGGDRVKQKVINALGVNGIEVEKDPSGSYDVVVVVGTDGDLLEFLQEFPSSAPIFHVSPPGYTTFYASVEWEELGSGLSKISRGEYHLDPSTRLNVNLGSGEKVHALNEVAIFPSRSATVMEYSLLIDDEVLWKDKADGAIVSTPAGSTAYAFSAGGPMILKGSRVFVVVPVNSLNPMRRSLVVPEDSDVVIQEISSSSPVEAVIDGVRRVKIRERIEIKKGEPVIMVKLTSKVGENIERKIKLALDRQDIPPSAKFVLKMLQIYGEASPKDLLERTGLPERTVRHALSILVRRGYVKKITNPRNIQQKLYRISRS from the coding sequence ATGGGACAGGTGTGGCAAAACATGCATGCCGAGAGCATACGAAAAGTTCTCCTTTACGTCGGTGAGGGAGGGGATAGGGTTAAGCAGAAGGTTATCAATGCCCTAGGGGTTAACGGTATTGAAGTGGAAAAGGATCCATCGGGGTCCTACGACGTCGTTGTTGTGGTGGGCACTGATGGGGATCTTCTGGAGTTTCTCCAGGAGTTCCCGTCGTCGGCCCCAATCTTTCACGTCAGTCCTCCCGGTTACACCACATTCTACGCCTCAGTGGAATGGGAGGAACTCGGTTCAGGACTAAGTAAAATCTCTAGAGGGGAGTATCACCTGGACCCCTCCACTAGGCTTAACGTAAATCTTGGATCAGGGGAAAAGGTTCACGCCCTGAATGAGGTGGCGATCTTTCCGTCTAGGAGCGCTACCGTCATGGAGTACTCCCTACTCATCGACGACGAGGTCCTCTGGAAAGATAAGGCGGACGGAGCGATCGTGTCTACCCCAGCCGGATCCACAGCTTATGCTTTCTCTGCGGGTGGACCCATGATCTTAAAGGGCTCCAGGGTCTTCGTTGTAGTTCCCGTGAACTCCTTAAACCCCATGAGGAGAAGCCTTGTTGTGCCTGAGGACTCCGATGTCGTGATCCAGGAGATCTCCAGTTCTTCTCCCGTTGAGGCGGTAATCGATGGAGTGAGAAGGGTAAAGATAAGGGAAAGGATTGAGATCAAGAAGGGAGAGCCCGTCATCATGGTCAAACTCACCAGTAAGGTCGGCGAGAACATAGAGAGGAAAATTAAGCTGGCCCTTGACCGTCAGGACATTCCGCCCAGCGCAAAGTTTGTGTTGAAGATGCTCCAGATATATGGGGAGGCTTCCCCCAAGGATCTCCTAGAGAGGACTGGACTACCCGAGAGGACCGTGAGGCATGCCTTATCCATTTTGGTAAGGAGGGGTTACGTAAAGAAGATCACCAATCCTAGAAATATCCAACAGAAATTATATAGAATCTCGAGGTCCTGA
- a CDS encoding winged helix-turn-helix domain-containing protein — translation MPGKRRGKLEIYADILTVCSLGGRKTEIMYRANLSYELLTKYLKELEEGHFISNKDNVKCLTEKGERLLNLLNKWRKIREEIEDVEFKIAVLTAKKIRTEEIELKNTN, via the coding sequence ATGCCAGGGAAAAGACGGGGAAAACTGGAGATCTACGCCGACATACTTACTGTATGCTCACTGGGCGGTAGGAAAACAGAGATCATGTATAGGGCAAATCTAAGTTACGAGCTTCTCACTAAGTACTTGAAAGAGTTAGAGGAGGGACATTTTATCTCCAACAAGGACAACGTAAAGTGCCTCACTGAAAAAGGTGAGAGACTTTTGAATTTATTGAACAAATGGAGGAAAATTAGAGAGGAGATTGAGGATGTAGAGTTTAAAATCGCGGTTTTGACTGCAAAGAAAATCAGAACAGAAGAAATCGAACTGAAAAATACGAACTAG
- a CDS encoding winged helix-turn-helix domain-containing protein codes for MGANKTNLMYRSGLNYDSFLRYLNHLMQTGLISFSDGKYRLTRKGLQIMEKLQKYAEIKRNLEETRKLLSDV; via the coding sequence ATGGGGGCCAACAAAACCAACCTGATGTATAGGTCAGGTCTTAATTACGACTCGTTCTTAAGATATTTGAACCATCTTATGCAAACAGGGTTAATATCATTCTCAGACGGCAAGTATAGATTGACCCGTAAGGGTTTACAGATTATGGAGAAGCTCCAAAAATATGCTGAGATTAAGAGAAACCTTGAGGAAACCAGAAAATTACTCTCTGACGTTTAA